The sequence below is a genomic window from Myxococcales bacterium.
AACCGCGATATAAATGACGACGGTCCCGCAATTCTGGAAAGTCAGCCAGGCAGGCACATGGCCCGTCCCGAAATCGAGCGTCGAGTGCAACAGCAGGCTGGAGATCGCGATATCCTGAAACACCGTCTTGCTTTTTCCCAGGTTGCTCGCCGCGATCACCGTCCCGCGCGTGCTGGCGACGCCGCGTAGCCCCGTGATGACCATCTCCCTTAAAATGATGATCAGCGCGATCCAGGCGGCCAGCCGGCCCAGGTTCACCAGCATGATCAACGCCGTGGTCACCATGACCTTGTCGGCCAGCGGATCGAGAAACTTGCCGATGTCGGTCACCGCGCCCGTTTTCCGGGCAATATAGCCGTCCAACAGGTCGGAACCGGCGGCGATCAGAAACACCACGCCGGCCGCCACGTTGAAGAAAACCGTGCCGCCGTCCTGGTTGAGATACTTCTCCAGGTACATGAATAAAAAGAGAAAAGGCGCCATCGCCAGTCGCCCCAGGGAAATCAGGTTGGGGGCGTTCAACAGATCGTTGCTTTTCATTGGTTACCGGTTCCTGAAATGGTCGCGCATCGTCAAGACGTTACGCACGAAGCTGATCGTTTCCAGATTGCGCGGCAAGGGCCGACCCTTGCGAACCGCGCCCGTTCCCGCGTTGTACGCGGCCAGGGCCAATTCCAGATCATTATCATACATTTCCATGAGAAAACGCATGTAACGCGCGCCGCCCTCGGCGGATTCCTGCGGGTTCATCGAATCCCGCACCCCGAACTTGCGGGCCGTTTGCGGCATGAGCTGCATCAGCCCCTGCGCACCCATCGGCGAGGTCACGTAAGGACGAAAACGCGACTCCGTCCAAGCCACCGCGCACAACAGTTCGGGTTCCAGACCGTGCCGAAGAGCCACGTCGCTGATCAAACCGATCATTTCCTGGTGACCGAAAGCCAACCGCTGCTCGGCCCGCGCATCGGCCGCGTTCCGCTGCTCTTCGATCAGATACCGTTCTCGCCCGTCCGGCACCAGATTCGTGAAGTGCCATACGGTGTTGCGATCGTTGATGATCCGTGGGCCATCGCCGGCCTCGGCGGCCACCAAGGTCTGAAGAAAAAACAACACCGCGAGGGCGCCTAGGAAGCGCCTGACCGTCATGTTAACCCCTTATGTACCTTCCCCCAAGTAACGCCAAAAACCTTAGTTAATCCCAAACCGTCCTGTCAAGCACCTTTTTATCTGAGTTATTTTAGCATTATTTCACCCCCTGTCGTCGGTTTTTCTAACCCTTGACAAATCAATGGGTTTCGCCGAAATATGCACTCACTCGTCAACGGAGTATCACATGCATTTTCAGACGGATGTCCTGGTCATCGGCAGCGGCATCGGCGGGCTGGCCACCGCGTTGCGGGTCGCCGAATTCCTCGACGTCATGCTGGTCACCAAGTCCGATCTGGACGAAACCAACACCAAGTACGCCCAAGGCGGTATCGCCGCCGTCACGTCATTCGAGGACAGCATCGAGCTGCACGTGCAGGACACCCTGACCGCCGGCGCCGGACTGTGCAAAGAGCCGGTGGTCCGGATGGTGGTCGAGAACGGCCCCGCCCGGATCCGCGAGTTGATCGCCCTGGGGGTGAACTTCGACCGGCGCAGCTCGGATTTGAACGATTTCGATCTGCACATCGAGGGCGGGCACTCCAAGCGGCGGGTTCTCCACTCCGGCGACATCACCGGGGCCGAGGTCGAACGCGCCCTGCTCGCCCGGGTCCAGGCCCATCCGCGCATCAAGACCTTCCCGTACCACCTGGCGGTCGACCTGATCACCACCGGCAAGCTCTTTCAGGCCCGGTCGACCGAACGCTGCCTGGGCGCTTACGTGCTGGAAACGGCCACCCGCGAGGTGCACACCTTCCTGGCGACCTATACCGTCCTCGCCTCCGGCGGCGCGGGCAAGGTCTACCTCATCACCTCCAACCCCGACGTCGCCACCGGCGACGGGGTCGCCATGGCCTGGCGGGCGGGCGCCACGGTCGGCAACATGGAATTCATCCAGTTCCACCCGACCTGCCTCTTCCACCC
It includes:
- the pgsA gene encoding CDP-diacylglycerol--glycerol-3-phosphate 3-phosphatidyltransferase, which codes for MNAPNLISLGRLAMAPFLFLFMYLEKYLNQDGGTVFFNVAAGVVFLIAAGSDLLDGYIARKTGAVTDIGKFLDPLADKVMVTTALIMLVNLGRLAAWIALIIILREMVITGLRGVASTRGTVIAASNLGKSKTVFQDIAISSLLLHSTLDFGTGHVPAWLTFQNCGTVVIYIAVFYTLYSGYDYIQKFVDSESNRESNGDESPKSGI
- a CDS encoding lytic transglycosylase domain-containing protein, whose amino-acid sequence is MTVRRFLGALAVLFFLQTLVAAEAGDGPRIINDRNTVWHFTNLVPDGRERYLIEEQRNAADARAEQRLAFGHQEMIGLISDVALRHGLEPELLCAVAWTESRFRPYVTSPMGAQGLMQLMPQTARKFGVRDSMNPQESAEGGARYMRFLMEMYDNDLELALAAYNAGTGAVRKGRPLPRNLETISFVRNVLTMRDHFRNR